One stretch of Arachis hypogaea cultivar Tifrunner chromosome 20, arahy.Tifrunner.gnm2.J5K5, whole genome shotgun sequence DNA includes these proteins:
- the LOC112786054 gene encoding uncharacterized protein At5g39865 isoform X2 translates to MTIWPTTWLKSHRKTRPADLIRSQSSGFSCSSLKDIETLLQSEPIPEPDSPKSPKSIFRRLRITTSLLRSFSSRSTATTVRRTSPPLPPDSDAGSVVVYYTSLRIVRRTFDDCRAVRSILRGFRVAVDERDVSIDDRFRDELHALLGGGRRSTMLLPCVFVGGVYVGGAEDVRRLYESGELQRMIERLPSSQPYACEFCGGMRFVVCDECFGSHKVYSMESGLRNCNSCNINGLIRCPACYFVLPRPTNCGSLDHRKMS, encoded by the exons ATGACCATATGGCCAACCACATGGCTGAAATCACACCGTAAAACCCGACCCGCAGATCTGATCCGATCCCAGTCCTCAGGCTTTTCTTGCTCTTCCCTCAAAGACATTGAAACCCTTCTCCAATCCGAACCCATACCCGAACCTGATTCTCCCAAATCACCCAAATCAATCTTCCGCCGCCTCCGCATAACCACCTCCCTCCTCCGCTCCTTCTCCTCACGCTCCACCGCCACCACCGTCCGCCGCACCTCTCCGCCACTCCCGCCGGACTCCGACGCCGGCTCCGTCGTCGTTTACTACACCAGCCTCCGCATCGTCCGCCGCACCTTCGATGACTGCCGCGCCGTCCGCTCCATCCTCCGCGGTTTTCGCGTCGCAGTCGACGAGCGCGACGTCTCAATCGACGATAGATTCCGCGACGAGCTCCATGCGCTCCTCGGCGGCGGCCGCCGAAGCACCATGCTCCTTCCGTGCGTGTTCGTCGGCGGCGTGTACGTTGGCGGCGCCGAGGACGTGCGGCGGTTATACGAGAGCGGAGAACTTCAGCGAATGATCGAACGGCTGCCGAGCTCGCAGCCGTACGCGTGCGAATTCTGTGGAGGGATGAGATTCGTGGTTTGCGACGAGTGTTTTGGGAGCCACAAGGTTTATTCAATGGAGAGTGGGCTTAGAAACTGCAACTCTTGCAACATCAACGGCTTGATTAGGTGCCCTGCATGTTACTTCGTGCTCCCGCGACCCACCAA TTGTGGAAGTCTAGATCACCGCAAGATGAGTTAG
- the LOC112786054 gene encoding uncharacterized protein At5g39865 isoform X1, producing MTIWPTTWLKSHRKTRPADLIRSQSSGFSCSSLKDIETLLQSEPIPEPDSPKSPKSIFRRLRITTSLLRSFSSRSTATTVRRTSPPLPPDSDAGSVVVYYTSLRIVRRTFDDCRAVRSILRGFRVAVDERDVSIDDRFRDELHALLGGGRRSTMLLPCVFVGGVYVGGAEDVRRLYESGELQRMIERLPSSQPYACEFCGGMRFVVCDECFGSHKVYSMESGLRNCNSCNINGLIRCPACYFVLPRPTKSPQDELVNNGVHFQDTSQFGQLTMSIKFAQRSNHFS from the exons ATGACCATATGGCCAACCACATGGCTGAAATCACACCGTAAAACCCGACCCGCAGATCTGATCCGATCCCAGTCCTCAGGCTTTTCTTGCTCTTCCCTCAAAGACATTGAAACCCTTCTCCAATCCGAACCCATACCCGAACCTGATTCTCCCAAATCACCCAAATCAATCTTCCGCCGCCTCCGCATAACCACCTCCCTCCTCCGCTCCTTCTCCTCACGCTCCACCGCCACCACCGTCCGCCGCACCTCTCCGCCACTCCCGCCGGACTCCGACGCCGGCTCCGTCGTCGTTTACTACACCAGCCTCCGCATCGTCCGCCGCACCTTCGATGACTGCCGCGCCGTCCGCTCCATCCTCCGCGGTTTTCGCGTCGCAGTCGACGAGCGCGACGTCTCAATCGACGATAGATTCCGCGACGAGCTCCATGCGCTCCTCGGCGGCGGCCGCCGAAGCACCATGCTCCTTCCGTGCGTGTTCGTCGGCGGCGTGTACGTTGGCGGCGCCGAGGACGTGCGGCGGTTATACGAGAGCGGAGAACTTCAGCGAATGATCGAACGGCTGCCGAGCTCGCAGCCGTACGCGTGCGAATTCTGTGGAGGGATGAGATTCGTGGTTTGCGACGAGTGTTTTGGGAGCCACAAGGTTTATTCAATGGAGAGTGGGCTTAGAAACTGCAACTCTTGCAACATCAACGGCTTGATTAGGTGCCCTGCATGTTACTTCGTGCTCCCGCGACCCACCAA ATCACCGCAAGATGAGTTAGTAAACAATGGAGTTCATTTTCAAGACACTTCTCAGTTTGGTCAATTGACGATGTCAATAAAATTCGCACAGCGCTCCAATCATTTCAGCTAA